The genomic segment aaagaatttttggAGTGGATGGggcatttttaagacagggtttctttgtgtagtactggctgtcctggaacttgttctgtagaccaggctggtctcaaactcagatctgcctgtgctgggattaaaggcaagcaccactgccacctggcagatatttttgttttgagacagaacctcattatgtagctcagactgtccTGAAcatcacagagatccttctgcctcagcctcccaagagctagaattgcaggtatgtaccaccattgAGTGTGTAGTTGAGATTTTTGAAGGAAGACTTAAAGTGTAAAATACTTGACAGCCATGCTGGTGCATACATGTAATTCCAGTTTTAaaacctttttgttttatgtgtgggggtgttttgtctgcatgcacatagtgagctcagaggccagaagagggcagtggatctcCATGTGGATACTGGAACCAGAGCCTGGTTCTCCTgcaaaagcagccaatgctcttaaccactgagccatctttccagttcagCAATTCCAGcttttgagaggctgaggcaggaggtttgctAGCTTGAGGTCAGTCTACAATAAACCAAGAGGTGATGTCTTAAAAGGAGGCGGGGGACAGATGACTTCTGTATGGGGAGAATTTTACAGCCTTGTATTGCTAATTACAGGCTCATCATAGTTCCTTTTTGTCTTTAAATGGAAGCCTTTATCTCCCTTAAGAAAATGTATTGTTGCATAAACCATCTCAATACACCAAGTACTATGGTATGTTTTGATATCCCACTTGTTGTGGTTGAGAGAACAACCTTAGAAATTGAACAGCCAATAAATGAGATGAGGGAATTTGGGCTCAAGTGTGTCTAAACCCACATGAGAACTCTTTTGAGTTTTATTACTGTAAGTACTTGTTCTTGGATTAATGTTTACTTAAGAGTTAGGGCATTTAAATACCTCCTTGAGTTGAGACTACAGTGCCTCTAAATGGTCAAAAAGTCTTTGGCATCCTATGCAAgagttttactgatttttttttttttttttttttttttttccctatgtgAGTGACCATCTGGTGGTAAGGATGAATATTTTAACAATATGTCTGCGTGGTTCTTTACAACTGTATGAACAGGATTTCACACAGTAGGGCATTCAGTCTTGGCACAGATGGCATCTGCTGTTGAGTGCTGCTACTATTTAGCGCTCTCCCTGTTCTTGCCTTAGCAGTTATCAGCCCCCATTGTTAAAACAGAAATGTTTCTAGATGGTGCCAGATGTCGGCTGGGGCAAAATCTCCTGTAGCTGAGAGCTGCTGGTGTAgggatttgtttttttgtttttaaaggaagagtTTGCTTTGGTTCACGTTTgaagggtgcagtccatcatggcagtgaAGGCAGGCAGTGGGAATAGGAGGCAGCTGCCTACAGTGCATCAgaagcaggaagtagagagatgaATGCTCATGATTCATGTTTTTATAAGTCTGAATAACTGAAAACTTGTTGCTGACATTGCAGGGCTCTGTTGCCAACAAATTCTATGTTCACAACGACATCTTCAGATACCAAGATGAGGTCTTTGGTGGCTTTGTCACCGAGCCTCAGGAGGGTAAGTGTGAAGCCATAGACACAGTTACTTGTGTGGAATTTGTGAATGGCATCAGGTTGACTTATGAGAATGTTTTTTGttacaatgtattttattaatgagTCTTATCAGCATGGCATCTGCAGGGATTATCTTAGTTAATGTGAATGGTTAGTTTCTCCTGGGTCAGAAGCAGACCAGTTAGCCCGGCTCAGTGTAGGACACCATGCAGAAGGCCTGGCACACCCGTGCTGCTGAGAGATGTGCAGCCTCCTCTAGGAACCTCAGTTCTGTAGAATGGGCAGTCAGGAGCTTGTCTTTTCTATGCAGGGAATGCCGTTCTAAAGCTTTATGCTGGTGTAGATAACGGCTAGAAGAAAGGACATGGTGGAGTGTGCAGAGTAGTCTCTGTGTCCCACCCGGCTCTAAGTAGAGGCCTGTTAGGTCCACTCCTCCATCCTATAGGCTAGGTGACTGCTAACAAGGTGGGGTGGCCTGCTGCAGATGCACGttgtggtttttgcttttttttggtcACTTTATTGAGTTCGTTCCACAGTGTTCCTCACAAAAGCTGACATTTTCTTTCTGAGAAGGGATTTTTGCATCAGTCTTTGTTACTGTTAACTGAATCCCTGGGAAAGGGGAGTCACTTTTGAGAGTATAGATTTGAGATGGTCCCAGACCCACCGTTTTCCTCTGGGGTGTAGGCCACCCTGATGAGAACCATGTGACCACAGCAGTGGGCGATGACTGAATTCACATGCCACCTCGTTCTCTAGTCCCACAGTTTACTTGGCTGTATGAGTTCCTTCCGGGCTGGCCTTTGTAATAAACACAGGTGCTCTGTGGGGTCTCTCTTCACTCCTTTTGTGTACTTGATTTTCTCAGCTAAGACAGATGGGAGGCTGAGGAGCCCAGTGCAGAGTAACCTTCCCTACCCATCCCAGAATTGAGAGCAATTACAGATCCTACAAATGTCTCTCTTGCggtgataaaataccccaactttggaaagaaagggtttattttggctcacagtttaaggggGACAGGTCTGTCATGGTGGGGGAGGCATGGTGACAGGCTGATAGGGCatgtggcaggagcaggaagctggcccGTCACATTGtatcagcacacaggaagcagagagccttttcctttttaaagagtCTGTACTTAATTAAAATGCTGAATTTTCCCTTAAAGTCTGTGCCTTGACTTTACCAAAGTgccctgctttctttcctgtatttttctttgtgtctgtagTAGAAACTGTAAATTAAGGAACTTGTGGGTTTAGAGTGATTgtaattattttacatattttcctcTTAGAATCTGAGGAAGAAGTAGAAGAACCTGAAGAAAGACAGCAGACACCTGAGGTGGTGCCTGATgattctggaactttctatgaTCAGACTGTCAGGTAAGGGAACTTCTCTTCACGTGTCTAGACTTGCAACAAGAAGTTGAATTGTGTTGGAGCAGGCGTGTCTTCTAAGGATTAATCTCAGGCAGTGAGCAGGGCTGGGTGTCTGTATCAGTGGGTAGAGGGATTGCCTAGTATACCCCagatcctgggtttgattctcagcactgcCTAAGTCAGGTGTGGAGAGATACCTGTAATCCTGCTGTTCCAGAGGCTGAGGTgagaggattgctgtgaatttgaACATACCCTGGAGGGCTGTGGAGTGAGACTCTCCAGTGAGGAAAAGCAATGGTAATTTTCTAGGAAAATGGTTTGTGTTATTTCTGACTAGATAGCAATATgcaacttgtttatttttatggcaTGTACTGTGAAAACTGTTTAGATAAtgtttataagttgctttggttcaGGTTACTAATTGTCGTGTAGATaggagctcactttgtagctgaggccagcctggaactcttaGGATCATCTGTCCTAGCCTTCTAgatgctgggcttacaggtgtgcacaTAAGTATCAGAAGAATTTACTTAACTAgatgaataaaatttcaaaacccATAAGCTAACTAGTAATGAGAAGTTTCACAGCCCAGTACTATGGCTCAGAGAAGGCTGGGTGGCTCAGgatgacctgtgtttgattcctgAAACacccatgatggaaggagagaactcactcctgcaagctgtcctttgacttccatggGTATACCGGGACACATGTGCAGCCCTCCTCCCCATAAGTCAATGCAATAAAGATTGTTAAGGTtgtcctgggggctggagagactgctcagctgtggctcttgcagaagacttgagtttagttcccaccacccacatggtggcccatggTGGCTTAGACACActcttaactccagtttcaggggttctGATGTGttcttctggactccaaaggCCCTGGCATGGATGTGTATACTCTCAGaaacatacatagacatataaaaaataatttttaaggcaAGTTTTGGGttatactctttttaaaaattattttgtcatGACCTCAAACAATGAGTATAGTATtgtctttgctttttttattGTCCTGGTCCTAGGGCAGAAATGTTTTTAATGGGCCAAAATGTATACTATTGTCATGGATGTTCCATGTGTCAATACTCAGTGCTCAAAGCCCCTTTCAAACCTTTATCAAAGTATGGTCATACCTGTTTACTCTGGCTGAGTGAAGAATGTGTTTAACCACAGACCTACTGAGGTCCGGTGCCCAGAGGAAAAACATGGCCAGGGACAGTGTGTGTTGGCAACTGGTGTGGAAATGTAACCACTGTTTGGAGGTGTAACTGATGTCTTCTCTCCCAGAATTCCTTGtggctttttaaagatttatctatgtattttgtgtatatgggtgttttgtctgcatgtatgtctgtacaccagaaTAGGGCATCAGCTCACATTGTGAGCCgctctgtgagtgctgggaattgaactcagggccttaggGAAGAACAGCCATCtaagtcgtctctccagcccccttgtgtGCTTTTATGGGAGCTGTTTTTTTGTGGCTAAAGCCATAGATAGTAACATTTGCTATCTTGGATTTTGAAGCTAACTGGCTTCACTAGCCTTGCTGTGCCTGAGCTAGGCCTCAGAGATCAGAGAGTTTGATCTTTCTCCATTCAATACAATGGTTCTGTGATCCATATAAATAAGCTAATTAATAGTAACTGAGAAGCACTTGACTCTGTTTTGATCCTTAAGATCGTATGTTCGTCAGAATTTAGCAAACAAGCTCTTGTCCTGAGACCTTTCTCTTATGTCATAGGTGGCTCCAAGTGTCTGGGTGGGTCATAGAGACAGGCTTACGTTTCTCAAATTCTCCCATGACAGCAATGACTTGGAGGAGCATTTAGAGGAACCTGTTGTGGAGGCAGAAccggagccggagccggagccAGAACCAGAACCTGTGCCTGACATCCAAGAGGACAAGCCTGAGCCTGCATTGGAGGAAGCTGCTCCGGAGGATGTGCAAAAGAGCACTTCCCCAGCCCCAGCAGATGTCGCCCCAGCACAGGAGGACTTGAGGGTATGGCTTGGGGCTTAGCACTGTGTTCCTGTGCTGAAGATCAGTCCCAGGGTGTCGGTAGATGTGCAGTGTCCTAGCGTTGGCCGCTCCAGAGCTCTTTCTGTTTTGAGACTGATTCTCAtgtctcctaggctggcctcaaagtaatcctctgacctccatctccTGAGAACTGGGAATGTAGTTATGTCCCATCAGGCCTGACTTTGAAGACTCTGGggactgagccacatcctcactCTCTgctaattttgtttatttgttttggtcttttgagaagggtttctctgtgtagccctggctctcctggaacttgctctatagaccaggctggtgttgaactcagagagagatccacctgcttcagccttccaagggcTGTGATTAAACACCTGCACCTAGCCTTCAGCtagtttttaaaatctctttttctCAATCGTAATTACTTTGGTTGACTTTGAGCTGGTCTCACTAAGGCTAGCCTTTCTTAGTCCCctaagtattgggattatagggGTGTATTGGTATGCTTGACTGCTTCCAAGACAGTGTTGTAAGCTGTACTGTTTGTAAGCTGGCACATGCTTGTAGACTCTGCCTGTGATTGATGCAGAAAGGTGTATGTATGGGAAGCAGACATTAATGACTCTATGTTGCTCTGATGtgtcttgtttttcttccctAGACATTTTCTTGGGCATCTGTGACTAGTAAGAACCTTCCTCCCAGTGGGGCTGTTCCAGTGACAGGGACACCACCTCATGTGGTAAAAGTGCCGCCTTCACAGGTAAGGGTCTGAATCTAGGACTTGGGGTAGACTTAACTGCATTTAAATGGGATCCTGGTATACAGGGAAGGGGAGAGGCTAGCAGGTGGTGGTGTTTTACTAGTGTGGTGAACGATGCAGTAGCTAGAGTAGCACTTGGCCAGAAAGCAGGGCCTTTTATGGTTTGTATGAAGTTTTCTTTCTATGAATGTGGACACACAggtctgtgcatgcatgtagaggccagaggccaacacCAGATGTTGTTCCTCGGGAGCTGTgcactttggttttttgttttgtttagttcttgtttttgagacagggtctttgtagATCTGGAGCTCTTAGATTAGGTGAGGTTAGCTAGTCAGTGATCCTCAGGGAGCTACCTATCCTCCTTGGAGCCACAATTGCTATTTTCTAGCTTAATaattttgtttaagaaaatagacaaggggtgggagagatggctcagctgttaggagCATTTACTGCTCCTAAATGggggatcaattcccagcatccatacggTGGCTCCAGTCCTCGGGGATCCAGTGTATAGACGATGCATGTACTTTGCACAGATTCATACAGAAACACATAATTAACaaaattattcttattgtttGGGTATGGttattttgcctgcaagtatatTTGTGCATCATGTACCTATCTgctgtccttggaggccagaagagggcatagtgATTCCCTGGGACTGCAGTTATAGTTATGAGCAAccagggggtgctgggaatcaaactttggttcttagtgctcttaactctgaaccatctctcctgccctacatatataatttttttaagtttaaaaaatgtgtgtgggggTAGGTGGCTGGattatggctcagtggttaagagctcttattgctcttgcagaggatctgggttcaatttgcttacaaccatctgtaactccagttccagggggtccagtgCTCTCTTTTGGCCTTTTCCAACCCAAGACATATGCATAGTGCACAGACgtgcatgcaagcaaaatgctCCTACACATAGGATGAGAAATAacgaggctggtgagatggcttagtggataaagaaaGGCACCAAGTCTCACAGCCTGAGTTGGATATGTGGGACctacttgtatgtgtatggtatgtgcatAGCATGTCTGCACTtacacacaataaatgtaattaagtttgttttaaaagaaaattaatatcagataagcaaagggtaatcagtaACCTTTTTTTTTAGCCCCGTCCAGAATCTAAGCCTGAATCTCAGATTCCACCACAAAGGCCTCAGAGAGATCAGAGAGTTCGAGAGCAACGGATCAATATCCCTCCTCAGAGGGGACCCCGGCCAAGTAAGAGCTTTGGAGACTTGTCTAGCTGGTGGTTTGAGATGGGAACAACTTCTCTGGGTCTGCTTGGTGCGGTGGAATGACTTGGTTTGGGGCGGAGGGAAATTTGTTCATGAAGAGTCTGAGAGTCTGTTTTGTCTCTGAAGTCCGTGAGGCTGGTGAAGCAGGAGATGTGGAGCCTCGGAGGATGGTGAGGCACCCTGACAGTCACCAGCTCTTCATTGGGAACCTTCCACATGAGGTTGACAAGTCGGAATTGAAGGACTTTTTCCAAAGTAGGTGCTGAGTCTCCGTGTCCTGACTTCCTAAGCAGCCTCACATAGTGGAGGCACAGGTGTAGTGTCAGCTCTTCTAGTGGCAAGGAGCAGAGACTTAATGATCTGTTTAGTCCAGTGCTTGAGTGAACCTTCACTTCCACAAACATGAGTTTCACTCCAAAATAACGGATGTCATAACTGCCACTTCCCTAGAGCGTGACatcaagtggaaaattccacccTGACCTCAGTATCATGAGATGTAGGCATACTACAGTGTTGTATAAAACTCTTTACAGGGCATGTAAGGATCATGTGAGACATAATGCACTTGGGTCCTCTCTCCAAGATCTAAAATTCACAAAGCCCATAGCCTGAAACACTTAGATCTTGGTTATGAGCATTCATCTGAGGGGCATTTGAACTCTTTGCATTTTAGTGTGACATCTTTAAAATCAAGTGTGCATTTTCGATTCATAGCACATCTTTGTTTGATGTGAAACCGAGTGCTGGGTAAGCTGGGTGTCTGCAGAGAAGTCATGAGCTCTTTGCACTTACAGATTATGGGAACGTGGTGGAGTTGCGCATTAACAGTGGTGGGAAGTTACCCAACTTCGGTTTTGTTGTGTTTGATGATTCTGAGCCTGTTCAGAAGGTCCTTAACAACAGGGTAAGCAActttgcatctctgtgtgtgttttgtctgcattgaTAATATGTGTGCcaggtgtgtgcagtgccctcagaagtGAGAAAAGTGGGGgaacatcccctggaactggagttatctttttatttatttattttcttattttcgagacaggatttctctgtgtagttttggtgcctttcctggatctcgctctgtagaccaggctggcctcgaactcacagagatccacctggctctgcctcccgagtgctgggattaaaggtgcgcgccaCGGCCTCCCGttgatggaactggagttatctaTTTTGATAACTCCAATTGTACTGGCAGGTGACTCTTGAGGTGCTCTCGACCTTCTCTCCATGTCGCTATGCGGGTGAAGGTTCTGCACTCACTTCatagtctgtttttttttctctttttgtgggTTCAGCACTAGCTCACTGAGTATCACTTTCCATCCAAGAGGCCCTCTTCACATTCTTCTTCAGGTGCCTTACTTTCTTATCGTTGAgctgttttctccttttatttaagtCAGTTTCATGATGTTTTTACTTGAGGTACCATATTCTGCCCAGTAACCCCAAATCTGAGGAGGcatcttttttttggttttcggagacagggtttctctgtgcagctttgcgcttttcctggatctagttctgtagaccaggctggcctcgaactcacagagatccgcctggctctgcctcctgagtgctggga from the Peromyscus eremicus chromosome 8a, PerEre_H2_v1, whole genome shotgun sequence genome contains:
- the G3bp1 gene encoding ras GTPase-activating protein-binding protein 1, which encodes MVMEKPSPLLVGREFVRQYYTLLNQAPDMLHRFYGKNSSYAHGGLDSNGKPADAVYGQKEIHRKVMSQNFTNCHTKIRHVDAHATLNDGVVVQVMGLLSNNNQALRRFMQTFVLAPEGSVANKFYVHNDIFRYQDEVFGGFVTEPQEESEEEVEEPEERQQTPEVVPDDSGTFYDQTVSNDLEEHLEEPVVEAEPEPEPEPEPEPVPDIQEDKPEPALEEAAPEDVQKSTSPAPADVAPAQEDLRTFSWASVTSKNLPPSGAVPVTGTPPHVVKVPPSQPRPESKPESQIPPQRPQRDQRVREQRINIPPQRGPRPIREAGEAGDVEPRRMVRHPDSHQLFIGNLPHEVDKSELKDFFQNYGNVVELRINSGGKLPNFGFVVFDDSEPVQKVLNNRPIMFRGAVRLNVEEKKTRAAREGDRRDNRLRGPGGPRGGPSGGMRGPPRGGMVQKPGFGVGRGITTPRQ